A single region of the Actinoplanes sp. SE50/110 genome encodes:
- a CDS encoding Daple, producing the protein MPRPVPSARGDWQPAEPGPTLGDPLSRTDAPSEPIRSRHALVNDTLAQGLPRVEPAAPQGDQRSVDNEARTGLPTYDASSFSRRAYEPSAPPAFPAPVFPGYSGTPEEVAAALGEPSDALPQRVPAQPDVPRVPEPPSVEPSAEAPALARIATHLRRGDVVPAQERQEGFDVQAILAAVREVDGVRDASLKATPAGAHSLRLDLADGADAAEVSRHVARLLAERMGLDAAMPGGMPAGPLPADPLSPGPLQSSPTPPPTPAPRPARASVKPVSPAPVPTPAPVSAAPVSTPPAPATERAAVTPRDLNGPRPLDPGDRPGPRVLIENVHVNTFGADASVEVRLRAGDRTASGVATGPAVDGYLLRLCATATAGAVDELLAVSTHTDGPARCFVEHAAAVSFGSTQVAVVVLLLSCAGGGWVEQLSGSAVVTGDDRHAMVRATLAAVNRRAEALLA; encoded by the coding sequence ATGCCCCGGCCGGTCCCGTCCGCCCGGGGCGACTGGCAGCCCGCCGAGCCGGGCCCGACCCTGGGAGATCCCCTGAGCCGTACCGACGCGCCGTCCGAGCCGATCCGTTCCCGCCACGCGCTGGTCAACGACACCCTCGCGCAGGGCCTGCCCCGGGTGGAGCCGGCGGCCCCGCAGGGGGACCAGCGATCGGTGGACAACGAGGCCCGCACCGGCCTGCCGACGTACGATGCCTCCAGCTTCTCCCGCCGGGCTTACGAGCCGTCGGCGCCGCCCGCCTTCCCCGCCCCGGTCTTCCCCGGATATTCCGGTACACCGGAGGAGGTGGCGGCCGCGCTGGGCGAGCCCAGCGACGCCCTGCCCCAGCGCGTGCCGGCCCAGCCGGACGTGCCCCGAGTTCCGGAGCCGCCCTCCGTGGAGCCATCGGCCGAGGCGCCCGCCCTGGCGCGCATCGCGACGCACCTGCGCCGCGGGGACGTCGTGCCCGCCCAGGAGCGGCAGGAGGGCTTCGACGTGCAGGCCATCCTCGCCGCGGTGCGCGAGGTCGACGGAGTCCGGGACGCCTCGCTGAAAGCCACCCCGGCCGGCGCGCACAGCCTGCGCCTGGACCTGGCCGACGGCGCCGACGCGGCCGAGGTGAGCCGACACGTCGCCCGGCTGCTGGCCGAGCGGATGGGCCTGGACGCGGCGATGCCCGGCGGAATGCCGGCCGGTCCGCTGCCCGCCGACCCGCTGTCCCCCGGTCCGCTGCAGTCCAGCCCGACGCCGCCGCCTACCCCGGCACCCCGGCCGGCCCGTGCCTCGGTCAAGCCGGTGTCGCCGGCACCCGTGCCCACGCCGGCCCCGGTCTCGGCCGCCCCGGTGTCGACCCCGCCGGCCCCCGCCACCGAGCGTGCCGCTGTCACCCCGCGAGACCTCAACGGTCCCCGCCCGCTCGACCCCGGCGACCGCCCCGGCCCCCGCGTCCTGATCGAGAACGTGCACGTCAACACGTTCGGCGCGGACGCCTCCGTCGAGGTGCGACTGCGTGCCGGCGACCGGACCGCCTCCGGCGTCGCCACCGGCCCGGCCGTCGACGGCTACCTGCTGCGCCTGTGTGCCACCGCCACCGCGGGCGCGGTCGACGAGCTGCTCGCCGTCTCCACCCACACCGACGGCCCGGCCCGCTGCTTCGTCGAGCACGCGGCCGCCGTCTCGTTCGGTTCCACCCAGGTCGCCGTCGTGGTGCTGCTGCTGTCCTGCGCCGGTGGCGGCTGGGTCGAGCAGCTCTCCGGCTCGGCCGTGGTCACCGGTGACGATCGGCACGCGATGGTCCGCGCCACACTGGCCGCGGTCAATCGCCGCGCCGAGGCACTGTTGGCGTAG
- a CDS encoding alpha/beta fold hydrolase, translating into MKGAMLAGEDTLLPEGEVPPPWPARRVEVGGAMLHVRDTPALGPDAEPAVYVHGLGGSSQNFTDLAGLLADRFDGQAVDLPGFGYSDPSPRYSIPAFAATLIDYLDASGRGPVHLVGNSLGGSISVRVAALRPDLVRTLTLISPAMPFLDPRRTAQGPVLPLLALPGAERLMAWALTRVTAEQMAEQVLAACFGDTSKVHPQRRAEAMAEIQLRYTVAHYPRAYLGTLRGLVGSFLRAYLPGVNSQWRLAAQIQAPTLVIGGLTDKLVDPRVPVQVARTIPDSRLLILPGVGHVAQMEVPRLVARAIVGMLEDIRAPHR; encoded by the coding sequence GTGAAAGGCGCGATGCTGGCCGGCGAGGACACGCTCCTGCCGGAGGGTGAGGTGCCGCCACCGTGGCCCGCACGACGGGTCGAGGTGGGCGGCGCCATGCTGCACGTGCGGGACACCCCGGCACTGGGCCCGGACGCCGAGCCCGCGGTCTACGTGCACGGCCTCGGCGGTTCCTCCCAGAATTTCACCGACCTGGCCGGCCTGCTCGCCGACCGGTTCGACGGGCAGGCGGTCGACCTGCCCGGATTCGGCTACAGCGACCCCAGCCCGCGATATTCGATTCCGGCCTTCGCGGCCACCCTGATCGACTATCTGGACGCGTCCGGCCGCGGCCCGGTGCACCTGGTCGGCAACTCGCTGGGCGGGTCCATTTCGGTACGGGTCGCCGCGCTGCGCCCCGACCTGGTGCGCACCCTCACCCTGATCTCCCCGGCGATGCCGTTCCTCGACCCACGTCGCACCGCACAGGGCCCGGTGCTGCCGCTGCTCGCGCTGCCGGGTGCCGAACGCCTGATGGCGTGGGCGCTCACCCGGGTCACCGCGGAACAGATGGCCGAGCAGGTGCTGGCCGCCTGCTTCGGCGACACCAGCAAGGTGCATCCGCAGCGGCGGGCCGAGGCGATGGCGGAGATCCAGCTCCGCTACACCGTCGCCCACTATCCGCGGGCCTACCTGGGCACCCTGCGCGGCCTCGTCGGCAGTTTCCTGCGGGCGTACCTGCCGGGCGTCAACTCGCAGTGGCGGCTGGCCGCCCAGATCCAGGCCCCCACCCTGGTGATCGGCGGGCTGACCGACAAACTGGTCGACCCGCGGGTGCCCGTCCAGGTGGCCAGGACCATCCCGGACAGCCGGCTGCTGATCCTGCCCGGCGTCGGGCACGTCGCGCAGATGGAGGTGCCCCGGCTGGTCGCCCGCGCGATCGTCGGCATGCTGGAGGACATCCGCGCACCGCACCGCTGA
- a CDS encoding DUF3152 domain-containing protein, with protein MVPSGTPTLEPPARATDRWRQWWPALFAITLVLLVVITVAVRHSGRPTPSAAATPSPAASPSAAPTSAAPTLEHTSAPPSAGPTSLDPEILQVPGAVPTHGSGDFVYAVKRGAVLGGKGPIRRFHVAVEKGSGEDANAFATLVVSTLGDARSWVGDGNLRLQMVDADDHADFTVYLATRETAGEMCQRGGTNIHIGGVPYTSCRVPGAAIINLDRYRKSAKPYLAAKIPLATYRMYVINHEVGHELGHHHEGCPEPGGPAPVMVQQTLMLRGCVPYSWPRLDNHPFTGPSVSH; from the coding sequence ATGGTCCCTTCCGGTACGCCCACCCTCGAACCGCCGGCACGTGCCACCGATCGATGGCGGCAGTGGTGGCCGGCGCTGTTCGCGATCACGCTGGTCCTGCTGGTGGTCATCACGGTGGCGGTCCGGCACTCCGGGAGGCCGACGCCGTCCGCCGCCGCGACGCCGTCCCCGGCGGCCTCCCCGTCGGCTGCGCCGACCTCGGCGGCGCCCACCCTGGAACACACCTCGGCTCCGCCATCGGCCGGCCCCACCTCGTTGGACCCCGAGATCCTGCAGGTGCCCGGGGCGGTCCCGACGCACGGTTCCGGCGATTTTGTGTACGCCGTGAAACGCGGCGCCGTGCTCGGCGGCAAAGGCCCGATCCGTCGGTTCCACGTCGCCGTGGAGAAGGGCTCCGGGGAGGACGCGAACGCGTTCGCCACTCTGGTGGTGTCGACTCTCGGCGACGCGCGCAGCTGGGTCGGTGACGGAAACCTGCGCCTGCAGATGGTCGACGCGGACGATCACGCCGACTTCACGGTCTACCTGGCGACCCGGGAGACGGCCGGAGAGATGTGTCAGCGGGGTGGCACGAACATCCACATCGGCGGCGTCCCGTACACGTCCTGCCGCGTCCCCGGCGCCGCGATCATCAACCTGGACCGCTACCGGAAGTCGGCCAAGCCGTATCTCGCCGCCAAGATCCCGCTGGCCACCTACCGGATGTATGTGATCAACCACGAGGTCGGGCACGAGCTGGGCCACCACCACGAGGGCTGCCCCGAGCCGGGCGGCCCGGCGCCGGTCATGGTCCAGCAGACGTTGATGCTGCGCGGTTGCGTGCCCTACTCCTGGCCGCGCCTCGACAACCACCCGTTCACCGGACCGTCCGTCTCCCACTGA
- a CDS encoding DUF3152 domain-containing protein gives METSGGRHRMSGEEPLARHRAEGAPPRLNPSAGALQGSAAGGPQGSAAGALQGSAAGALHGSAPGAPPGSSVGSADQPAGVPDRSSAARHAQPRPAPPPVDPETGLPPGMTRGILELAAERLAASRAAQAAARAAQATPTDTDSAVPTRQDAAEPGAPGVPDAGWAAADLRRHSPEASVGHGHRPSFLPDAGPQAARGVDVYGQPVETAPRASAAGAASAAPDVDVYHQPVVITEAELHAPAEVEPQPVDWQSMRRMRAARAAALSEQRAEPRPDPAAVDGQGAGLQQQEPPAEAEPIVEPDRPSRRRPILRTTADTPAQPQDAGQAVHPEAGQTAYSPGTEPTAYPQGAGPTAYPQAAGPTAYPQAMGQQDAAIRWSEADLDSLRPALPPQFVSDTAEIPRVYPDLHDRSVAWPEPEPEDPHDAWFWSTTDHPPAGLPESLRLPAGIPEGLWHPAEDERAAAGSDLAGTGLAASDVAGMDPAWPAEDAGSAGYPEYAELAGDVGFAASMGHTGYANPADQTAFGEQATHEQPAYVDPQQSGHIPAPAAAPAGADAAGLTGAHAAGLAEAHAVEVNTAAAAEVHADDLPTARGGATPVVEIDRDAPPDVDGQPEESGTLTPDGRKLLRRRRRVTFLAYVMVVALVLVVGHELRDRQRPVAEPEAARPAPIGAPEADRGQRDHLAEQRGSALSETNGKAGHFRYVTSRGSVLGTGGDLHRFKVAVEETVGDVAPDDFARTVDRTLGDRRSWIGGGKVRLRRVPKSADNAEFTVFLASPTTSEKMCAAGGLHTEGFTSCRVPGQVIINAERWATAIPEYDGHLGEYREYTINHEVGHQLGHGHEGCPGKGEPAPVMLQQTYGLEGCTRNAWPFLDGERYAGDARP, from the coding sequence GTGGAAACTTCGGGCGGCCGGCACCGGATGTCCGGCGAGGAACCCCTGGCTCGGCACCGCGCCGAAGGGGCCCCGCCGCGGCTCAACCCGTCCGCCGGAGCGCTGCAGGGGTCGGCGGCCGGAGGGCCGCAGGGGTCGGCGGCCGGAGCGCTGCAGGGGTCGGCGGCCGGAGCGCTGCACGGATCGGCGCCCGGGGCGCCACCCGGGTCGTCGGTCGGGTCGGCGGATCAGCCGGCGGGGGTGCCGGATCGGTCCTCGGCCGCGCGCCATGCGCAACCGCGCCCGGCCCCACCCCCGGTGGATCCGGAGACCGGCCTGCCACCCGGCATGACCCGCGGCATCCTGGAACTGGCCGCCGAACGCCTGGCCGCCTCCCGGGCTGCCCAGGCTGCTGCCCGGGCCGCGCAGGCCACCCCTACCGATACCGATTCCGCCGTCCCGACCAGGCAGGATGCTGCCGAGCCTGGCGCACCGGGAGTCCCGGATGCCGGCTGGGCTGCGGCGGATCTTCGCCGGCATTCGCCAGAGGCTTCGGTGGGACACGGACACCGGCCGTCGTTCCTCCCCGATGCGGGTCCGCAGGCAGCGCGGGGCGTGGACGTCTACGGGCAGCCGGTCGAGACGGCGCCGCGTGCGTCGGCGGCGGGGGCGGCTTCGGCGGCGCCCGATGTGGACGTCTATCACCAGCCGGTGGTCATCACCGAGGCTGAGCTGCATGCTCCGGCGGAGGTCGAGCCGCAGCCCGTCGACTGGCAGAGCATGCGGCGGATGCGGGCGGCCCGGGCGGCGGCACTGTCCGAGCAGCGTGCCGAACCGCGGCCGGACCCGGCCGCCGTCGACGGGCAAGGGGCGGGGCTGCAGCAGCAGGAGCCGCCCGCCGAAGCCGAGCCGATCGTGGAACCGGACCGCCCCAGCCGCCGCCGGCCGATCCTGCGGACGACCGCGGACACCCCGGCGCAGCCGCAGGACGCGGGACAAGCGGTGCACCCCGAGGCGGGACAGACGGCGTACTCGCCAGGGACGGAGCCGACGGCGTACCCGCAAGGGGCGGGGCCGACGGCATACCCGCAAGCGGCGGGGCCGACGGCGTACCCGCAAGCGATGGGACAGCAGGACGCCGCGATCCGATGGTCGGAAGCGGACCTGGACAGCCTGCGGCCCGCCCTTCCGCCGCAGTTCGTGTCCGATACCGCGGAGATTCCCCGCGTCTATCCCGATCTGCATGACCGGTCGGTGGCCTGGCCGGAGCCGGAGCCCGAGGACCCGCACGACGCCTGGTTCTGGTCAACGACCGACCACCCGCCGGCCGGCCTGCCGGAGAGTCTGCGACTTCCGGCCGGCATCCCGGAGGGCCTCTGGCATCCGGCCGAGGATGAGCGTGCCGCGGCCGGGAGTGATCTGGCCGGAACCGGTCTGGCCGCCTCTGACGTGGCCGGGATGGACCCAGCCTGGCCGGCGGAGGATGCCGGGAGCGCGGGGTATCCCGAATATGCGGAACTGGCGGGAGATGTCGGATTTGCGGCCTCGATGGGACACACCGGGTATGCGAATCCGGCCGATCAGACCGCGTTCGGCGAACAGGCGACCCATGAGCAACCGGCCTACGTCGATCCGCAGCAGTCCGGCCATATTCCGGCGCCCGCCGCCGCTCCGGCCGGGGCGGACGCCGCCGGCCTGACCGGGGCGCACGCCGCCGGCCTGGCAGAGGCACACGCCGTCGAGGTGAACACCGCCGCCGCGGCCGAGGTGCACGCTGATGATCTCCCCACCGCGCGGGGCGGTGCGACGCCGGTCGTCGAGATCGACCGTGACGCGCCGCCGGATGTCGACGGGCAGCCCGAGGAATCCGGCACGCTGACCCCGGACGGCCGGAAGCTGCTGCGCCGGCGCCGACGGGTCACCTTCCTGGCGTACGTCATGGTCGTCGCTCTCGTCCTGGTCGTCGGCCATGAGTTGCGGGACCGGCAGCGACCCGTGGCGGAGCCGGAAGCGGCGCGCCCGGCGCCGATCGGCGCCCCCGAGGCGGACCGCGGGCAGCGTGATCACCTGGCGGAGCAGCGCGGTTCGGCGCTGAGCGAGACGAACGGGAAAGCCGGGCACTTCCGGTACGTGACCTCGCGCGGCTCAGTCCTCGGCACCGGCGGTGACCTGCACCGGTTCAAGGTCGCCGTCGAGGAGACGGTCGGGGACGTCGCACCCGACGACTTCGCCCGGACCGTCGACCGCACGCTCGGCGACAGGCGGAGCTGGATCGGCGGCGGCAAGGTGCGCCTGCGCCGGGTGCCGAAGTCGGCCGACAACGCGGAGTTCACCGTCTTCCTGGCCTCGCCGACCACCTCGGAGAAGATGTGCGCGGCCGGTGGCCTGCACACCGAGGGGTTCACCTCGTGCCGGGTGCCGGGCCAGGTGATCATCAATGCTGAGCGTTGGGCGACCGCCATCCCGGAGTACGACGGCCACCTGGGCGAGTACCGGGAATACACGATCAACCATGAGGTGGGGCATCAGCTCGGGCACGGCCACGAAGGGTGCCCGGGCAAGGGCGAACCGGCTCCGGTGATGCTGCAGCAGACGTACGGTCTGGAGGGTTGCACCCGGAACGCCTGGCCGTTCCTGGACGGCGAGCGGTACGCAGGCGACGCGCGCCCGTAA
- the moeZ gene encoding adenylyltransferase/sulfurtransferase MoeZ — protein MALPPLVEPAAELSVDEIRRYSRHLIIPDVGMDGQKRLKNAKVLAVGAGGLGSPTLLYLAAAGVGTLGIIDFDTVDESNLQRQIIHGVSDVGTPKAESAARSIAEVNPLVNVVIHNTALDRDNVKEIFSQYDLIVDGTDNFATRYMVNDAAVLLGKPYVWGSIYRFDGQASVFWEEHGPCYRCLYPEPPPPGMVPSCAEGGVLGVLCASIGSIQVNEAIKLITGIGEPLVGRLMVYDALEMEYRKIKVRKDPNCVLCGENPTLTDLMDDYEDFCGAVSEEAQEAVTGSTITARELKDWQDTGKDVFLVDVREPAEWEINRIPGAVLIPKGEILSGEALAKFPQDRQIVLHCKSGVRSAEALAALKAAGFKDAVHVQGGIVSWVNTVDPSLPSY, from the coding sequence GTGGCTCTGCCCCCGCTCGTCGAGCCGGCCGCCGAGCTGAGCGTCGACGAGATCCGCCGCTATTCGCGTCACCTGATCATCCCCGACGTCGGGATGGACGGGCAGAAGCGGCTGAAGAACGCCAAGGTCCTCGCGGTCGGCGCGGGTGGCCTCGGCTCGCCGACCCTGCTCTACCTGGCCGCGGCCGGGGTGGGCACGCTCGGCATCATCGACTTCGACACGGTCGACGAGTCCAACCTGCAGCGCCAGATCATCCACGGCGTCTCGGATGTCGGCACGCCCAAGGCGGAGTCGGCGGCGCGCAGCATCGCCGAGGTCAACCCGCTGGTGAACGTGGTCATCCACAACACCGCGCTGGACCGCGACAACGTCAAAGAGATCTTCAGTCAGTACGACCTGATCGTCGACGGCACCGACAACTTCGCCACGCGGTACATGGTGAACGACGCCGCCGTGCTGCTCGGCAAGCCGTACGTGTGGGGCTCGATCTACCGCTTCGACGGCCAGGCCTCGGTCTTCTGGGAGGAGCACGGTCCCTGCTACCGCTGCCTCTACCCGGAGCCGCCGCCGCCCGGCATGGTGCCGAGCTGCGCCGAGGGCGGCGTCCTCGGCGTGCTCTGCGCGTCGATCGGCTCGATCCAGGTCAACGAGGCGATCAAGCTGATCACCGGCATCGGTGAGCCGCTGGTCGGGCGCCTGATGGTCTACGACGCTCTGGAGATGGAGTATCGCAAGATCAAGGTCCGGAAGGACCCGAACTGCGTGCTCTGCGGGGAGAACCCGACGCTGACCGACCTCATGGACGACTACGAGGACTTCTGCGGCGCGGTCTCCGAAGAGGCTCAGGAGGCGGTGACCGGTTCCACGATCACCGCGCGTGAGCTCAAGGACTGGCAGGACACCGGCAAGGACGTGTTCCTGGTCGACGTCCGCGAGCCGGCCGAGTGGGAGATCAACCGGATCCCCGGCGCCGTGCTGATCCCGAAGGGGGAGATCCTCTCCGGCGAGGCGTTGGCGAAATTCCCGCAGGACCGGCAGATCGTCCTGCACTGCAAGTCGGGCGTGCGCTCGGCGGAGGCGCTGGCCGCGCTGAAGGCGGCCGGCTTCAAGGACGCCGTGCACGTCCAGGGCGGCATCGTCTCCTGGGTCAACACCGTGGACCCGTCGCTGCCGTCGTACTGA
- a CDS encoding prenyltransferase/squalene oxidase repeat-containing protein — translation MVDIDAAIGYVVAHGDPVERARLHYLRTGQPASPEIIDRLSGGQMSEGGWPASADGQVPSVDATCFRLSELDDLGGLQAGPVAERALTWLASAQRSDGTWQEHESLAGEAPAWAMPGEPEATLYLTSVAGFWLTAAAVESDPYQTRGRNGEVLGRAAAFVASQLRPDGSWPSFLAAGWHLAGLLHQQQYFYESSRVQIVLGERLGDMAPADVAAMAAALRRVNLGDDWLLRNTWKRLGETQRSDGGWDSNEGPVFDVNVTLTALRACR, via the coding sequence GTGGTCGATATCGATGCCGCCATCGGGTACGTCGTTGCCCATGGCGACCCGGTCGAACGTGCTCGTCTGCACTATCTGCGGACGGGCCAGCCGGCCTCCCCGGAGATCATCGACCGGCTGTCCGGCGGTCAGATGTCCGAGGGCGGCTGGCCCGCCTCCGCCGACGGTCAGGTCCCCTCGGTCGACGCCACCTGCTTCCGGCTCAGCGAGCTCGACGACCTCGGCGGCCTGCAGGCCGGTCCGGTCGCCGAGCGGGCGCTGACCTGGCTCGCGAGCGCCCAGCGGTCCGACGGCACCTGGCAGGAGCACGAGTCCCTGGCCGGCGAGGCTCCGGCCTGGGCGATGCCCGGCGAGCCGGAGGCCACCCTCTACCTGACGTCGGTCGCCGGCTTCTGGCTGACCGCGGCAGCCGTCGAGAGCGACCCGTACCAGACCCGCGGGCGCAACGGCGAGGTGCTCGGCCGGGCGGCTGCCTTCGTCGCCTCGCAGCTGCGGCCGGACGGGTCCTGGCCGTCCTTCCTGGCGGCCGGCTGGCACCTCGCCGGCCTCCTGCACCAGCAGCAGTATTTCTACGAGTCGTCGCGGGTGCAGATCGTGCTGGGCGAGCGGCTGGGTGACATGGCCCCGGCCGACGTCGCGGCGATGGCGGCCGCGTTGCGCCGGGTCAACCTGGGCGACGACTGGCTGCTGCGCAACACGTGGAAGCGGCTGGGCGAGACGCAGCGCTCGGACGGCGGTTGGGACAGCAACGAGGGCCCGGTCTTCGACGTGAACGTCACCCTGACCGCCCTGCGCGCCTGCCGCTGA
- a CDS encoding glutamate-5-semialdehyde dehydrogenase: MSVLEQAAAARIAAIDLAGATRADKDAALLLMADRLVERTDDIVAANAVDVAAAREAGTGEAIVDRLALSPARVAAMADGLRQLAALPDPIGDVVRGSTLANGLELRQVRVPFGVVGMIYEGRPNVTADAAGICLKSGNAALLRGSRSAFSSNAAIVAVLRKAVADAGLPINTIQLLDATTRDSVKDLMRARGLVDVLIPRGGADLIRTVVEESTVPVIETGVGNCHVYVDAAADLEKALSITMNSKTQRNSVCNAAESLLVHTEIADSFLPLILSAFAEAGVTVHGDSRVAGYSDAVVPATEQDWGTEYLSADISVAVVDSLEDALDHIRQFGSGHTEAIVSESLGATRRFTAGVDAAAVVVNASTRFTDGGEFGFGAEIGISTQKLHARGPMGLPELTSTKYIVTGDGHIR, encoded by the coding sequence ATGAGCGTGCTGGAGCAGGCGGCCGCGGCCCGGATCGCCGCCATCGACCTGGCCGGGGCCACCCGCGCGGACAAGGACGCGGCGCTGCTGCTGATGGCCGATCGCCTGGTCGAGCGGACCGACGACATCGTCGCGGCGAACGCGGTGGACGTGGCGGCCGCACGGGAGGCGGGCACCGGTGAGGCGATCGTCGACCGGCTGGCGCTGAGCCCGGCCCGGGTCGCCGCGATGGCCGACGGGCTGCGCCAGCTGGCCGCCCTGCCCGACCCGATCGGTGACGTGGTGCGCGGCTCGACCCTGGCCAACGGATTGGAGCTGCGACAGGTCCGGGTGCCGTTCGGCGTCGTCGGGATGATCTACGAGGGCCGGCCGAACGTGACCGCGGACGCCGCCGGCATCTGCCTGAAATCGGGGAACGCGGCGCTGCTGCGCGGTTCCCGCTCGGCCTTCTCGTCGAACGCGGCGATCGTCGCGGTGCTGCGCAAGGCGGTCGCCGACGCCGGCCTGCCGATCAACACGATCCAGCTGCTCGACGCCACCACCCGTGACTCGGTGAAGGATTTGATGCGCGCCCGCGGCCTGGTCGACGTGCTGATCCCGCGGGGCGGCGCCGACCTGATCCGCACCGTGGTCGAGGAGTCCACGGTGCCGGTGATCGAGACCGGGGTGGGCAACTGCCACGTCTACGTGGACGCCGCCGCCGACCTGGAGAAGGCGCTGTCGATCACGATGAACTCCAAGACGCAGCGCAACTCGGTCTGCAACGCGGCCGAGTCGCTGCTGGTGCACACCGAGATCGCCGACTCGTTCCTGCCGCTGATCCTGTCCGCGTTCGCCGAGGCCGGGGTGACCGTGCACGGCGACTCCCGGGTGGCCGGCTACAGCGACGCCGTGGTCCCGGCCACCGAGCAGGACTGGGGCACCGAATATCTGTCGGCCGACATCTCGGTCGCGGTGGTCGACTCGCTGGAGGACGCGCTCGACCACATTCGGCAGTTCGGCTCCGGGCACACCGAGGCGATCGTCAGCGAGTCGCTGGGCGCGACCCGGCGCTTCACCGCCGGCGTCGACGCCGCCGCCGTCGTGGTGAACGCGTCGACCCGGTTCACCGACGGCGGCGAGTTCGGCTTCGGCGCCGAGATCGGCATCTCCACCCAGAAACTGCACGCCCGCGGACCGATGGGCCTGCCCGAGCTCACCTCGACGAAGTACATCGTCACCGGCGACGGTCACATCCGCTGA
- the proB gene encoding glutamate 5-kinase: protein MREVVTGARRIVVKVGSSSLTTAAGGIDEQRLDSLVDALGRLAGAGREVVLVSSGAIAAGLAPLQLPRRPRDLATQQAAAAVGQGLLIGRYTAGFARHGRTVAQVLLTVDDVTRRSHYRNAYQTLRKLLDLGALPIVNENDTVATEEIRFGDNDRLAALVAALVDADLLVLLSDVDALYTGSPSDPASRRIPLVRDDADLAGVAIGSAGRSGVGTGGMVTKVEAARIATGFGIPVVLTAAPLAADALTGAEVGTLFQAAESRPTARLFWLAHATAPRGRLHLDAGAVTAVVARRKSLLPAGITAVDGSFAAGDPVDLVDAGSGAPVARGLVNYDAVELPALLGRSTPELAAALGPGYEREVVHRDDLVLL from the coding sequence GTGCGGGAAGTGGTGACCGGTGCGCGCCGGATCGTGGTCAAGGTGGGGTCGTCCTCGCTGACCACCGCGGCGGGCGGCATCGATGAGCAGCGGCTGGATTCCCTGGTCGACGCGCTGGGCCGGTTGGCCGGCGCGGGCCGTGAGGTGGTGCTGGTCTCCAGCGGCGCGATCGCCGCCGGCCTGGCCCCGCTGCAGCTGCCGCGCCGGCCGCGTGACCTGGCCACCCAGCAGGCCGCCGCCGCGGTCGGCCAAGGCCTGTTGATCGGGCGCTACACCGCCGGTTTCGCCCGGCACGGCCGGACCGTCGCGCAGGTGCTGCTCACCGTCGACGACGTGACCCGCCGCTCGCACTACCGCAACGCCTACCAGACGCTGCGCAAACTGCTGGATCTCGGCGCCCTGCCGATCGTCAACGAGAACGACACGGTGGCCACCGAGGAGATCCGCTTCGGGGACAACGACCGGCTGGCCGCGCTGGTCGCCGCCCTGGTCGACGCCGACCTGCTGGTGCTGCTCTCCGACGTGGACGCGCTCTACACCGGCAGCCCGTCCGACCCGGCCTCGCGCCGGATCCCGCTGGTCCGCGACGACGCCGACCTGGCGGGGGTGGCGATCGGCTCGGCCGGCCGGTCCGGGGTCGGCACCGGCGGCATGGTGACCAAGGTGGAGGCGGCCCGGATCGCCACCGGGTTCGGCATCCCGGTGGTGCTGACCGCCGCCCCGCTGGCCGCCGACGCGCTGACCGGCGCCGAGGTCGGCACCCTGTTCCAGGCCGCCGAGTCGCGGCCGACCGCCCGGCTGTTCTGGCTGGCGCACGCCACCGCGCCGCGCGGCCGCCTGCACCTGGACGCGGGCGCGGTCACCGCGGTGGTGGCCCGACGCAAGTCGCTGCTGCCGGCCGGGATCACCGCGGTGGACGGTTCCTTCGCCGCCGGCGACCCGGTGGACCTGGTCGACGCCGGCTCGGGCGCCCCGGTCGCGCGCGGCCTGGTCAACTATGACGCGGTCGAGCTGCCGGCGCTGCTCGGCCGGTCCACTCCGGAGTTGGCGGCCGCGCTCGGCCCGGGCTATGAACGAGAGGTCGTTCACCGCGACGACCTCGTACTGCTGTGA
- a CDS encoding MGMT family protein — protein sequence MTPQEYVEAVLTLVESIPEGRVMSYGAVADALAEVSGRNSPRQIGGIMSRHGGGVPWHRVVTSAGRLPPGHEREARARLLAEGVPLRGDRVLIEKAGWSPDGDRTGE from the coding sequence ATGACACCCCAGGAGTACGTCGAAGCGGTTCTCACGCTCGTCGAGAGCATTCCGGAGGGCCGGGTGATGTCCTATGGGGCGGTCGCCGACGCGCTGGCCGAGGTCTCCGGGCGGAACTCGCCCCGGCAGATCGGCGGGATCATGTCCCGGCACGGCGGCGGGGTGCCGTGGCACCGGGTGGTGACCAGCGCCGGCCGGCTGCCGCCCGGGCACGAACGTGAAGCGCGGGCGCGGCTGCTCGCCGAGGGCGTACCGTTGCGCGGCGACCGGGTGCTGATCGAGAAAGCCGGGTGGAGTCCTGATGGAGACCGGACAGGCGAGTAG